The following proteins are encoded in a genomic region of Brachypodium distachyon strain Bd21 chromosome 1, Brachypodium_distachyon_v3.0, whole genome shotgun sequence:
- the LOC100824730 gene encoding myb-related protein 308, translating into MAKQSCCHKKRLRRGLWSPEEDEKLMNHIAKYGHGSWSSVPKLAGLERCGKSCRLRWINYLRPDLKRGTFSQEEEDLIIHLHSMLGNKWSQIASQLPGRTDNEVKNFWNSYIKKKLRERGIDPATHKPLTEAPTSPTTTACRAVFSDAELNPTPTPAQVEQMLEGLKMPLDEDWPNNGMSECYQVPPGPCAFDMGALQQHCGGAFPSASSSSTLTGQQSPGASLPWLELGPTDGGHYAGALGDELRWSDYFDGACFQATTTLQGAQQQGQYCAYDTGKDDDAAQLDVHGLSNWC; encoded by the exons ATGGCGAAGCAGTCGTGCTGCCACAAGAAGAGGCTGAGGAGAGGGTTATGGTCTCCCGAGGAGGACGAGAAGCTCATGAACCACATTGCCAAGTACGGCCACGGGTCCTGGAGCTCCGTCCCTAAGCTTGCAG GACTTGAGAGGTGTGGCAAGAGCTGCAGGCTGAGGTGGATAAACTACCTGAGGCCAGACCTGAAGAGGGGCACATTCtcacaggaggaggaggacctcATCATACACCTCCATTCCATGCTAGGAAATAA GTGGTCACAGATTGCGTCGCAGCTGCCCGGCCGGACGGACAACGAAGTGAAGAACTTCTGGAACTCGTACATCAAGAAGAAACTCAGGGAGCGCGGCATCGACCCCGCCACCCACAAGCCGCTCACGGAGGCCCCAACGTCGCCAACGACGACCGCGTGCCGCGCCGTGTTCAGCGACGCAGAGCTCAacccgacgccgacgccggcccAGGTGGAGCAAATGCTGGAGGGCCTCAAGATGCCTCTGGATGAGGACTGGCCCAACAACGGGATGTCCGAGTGCTACCAGGTGCCCCCCGGCCCATGCGCTTTCGACATGGGCGCGCTGCAGCAGCACTGCGGCGGCGCCTTCCCGTCGGCGTCGAGCTCCAGCACACTGACAGGCCAGCAGAGCCCTGGGGCCAGCCTGCCGTGGCTGGAGCTCGGGCCGACCGACGGGGGCCACTACGCCGGCGCGTTGGGGGATGAGCTCAGGTGGTCGgactacttcgacggcgcctgcTTCCAAGCAACCACGACCCTGCAGGGCGCCCAACAGCAGGGACAGTACTGCGCCTACGACACCGGCAAGGACGACGACGCGGCGCAGCTCGACGTCCACGGGCTAAGCAATTGGTGCTAG